In one Rutidosis leptorrhynchoides isolate AG116_Rl617_1_P2 chromosome 8, CSIRO_AGI_Rlap_v1, whole genome shotgun sequence genomic region, the following are encoded:
- the LOC139863857 gene encoding uncharacterized protein, whose amino-acid sequence MTREDIGDLGFTLLRDDSPRRRYSESPPPYEAPMMRSRSRSRSRSLSRPPRGRPVSRSRSRSRGREEEVVNPGNTLYVTGLSTRVTQEQLEEHFSKEGKVASCFLVVEPRSRISRGFAFITMDTTEDANRCVKHLNQSVLEHRQITVEKSRRKRPRTPTPGHYLGLKNARDNSYRGDRGGGGRYRGGSGRDDYGYRRSPRRSPPPYRGGGGRHYSPPPRRSPPPYRGGGRDYSPPPPRRSPPYYGGRSRRERRRSPPYSPPYRSPERHYGRR is encoded by the exons GTATTCAGAGTCTCCTCCTCCCTATGAAGCACCGATGATGAGGTCCAGGTCTCGATCTAGATCGAGATCCTTGTCAAGGCCACCAAGAGGTAGGCCTGTGTCTAGATCAAGGTCCAGAAGTCGTGGAAG GGAGGAAGAGGTTGTAAACCCTGGAAATACACTATATGTAACCGGTCTATCTACACGTGTTACACAGGAGCAGCTCGAAGAGCATTTTTCAAAGGAGGGGAAG GTGGCTAGTTGTTTTCTGGTTGTGGAGCCTCGTTCGCGCATCTCTCGTGGATTTGCTTTTATAACAATGGACACTACTGAAGATGCCAATCGCTGCGTAAAACATCTTAATCAGTCGGTTCTTGAACATCGCCAAATAACTGTTGAGAAG TCACGAAGGAAACGTCCCAGGACTCCTACACCTGGTCATTATCTAGGCCTGAAAAACGCTAGAGACAACA GCTATCGTGGTGACAGAGGAGGTGGAGGTAGGTATCGTGGTGGGTCTGGCCGTGATGACTATGGATACCGGAGGTCTCCAAGGCGGTCCCCGCCACCATATAGAGGTGGAGGTGGTCGTCATTATTCTCCACCTCCAAGGCGGTCCCCACCACCATATAGAGGTGGTGGGCGTGATTACTCGCCTCCGCCACCTAGACGCTCACCACCTTATTACGGTGGCAGGTCAAGAAGGGAACGAAGAAGGTCTCCTCCGTATTCTCCTCCATATAGGAGTCCTGAAAGGCACTATGGTCGTCGCTAG